Proteins from a genomic interval of Desulfovibrio piger:
- a CDS encoding proton-conducting transporter transmembrane domain-containing protein — protein sequence MFLILLALCVLAVSAAGLGLLAFARPTPATTRLADLFGPLGAACGCALGMAGLFTDSWTGSLLWTQAWGLPVGGLSLGLDALSRVFLLPVFGLGFVCACAGGISLRHTRASEHNLAAHWLFYLLLVLGMAVVMMARDAVLFLLAWEVMSLSPFFLIDFNDSDRNVRDASWVYLVAAHLGAVLLLAFFGLLWQNAGDTAFATLALKEGPVVPLASVLFVLSLLGFGAKAGIAPMHVWLPEAHPAAPSHISALLSGAMINAGLYGIIRSCEFVAPLSAAPAWWGWLTLFLGLGTALMGILKALAQSNLKRLLAYSSVENMGLMLMGVGAWLIGSHSGNSWIGTLGLAGAMFHMLNHSAFKGLLFLTAGEVLHATGTVRMELLGGLQQRMPLVGAAFGIGAVSIACFPPFNGFAGEFVLALSLLDGSSLPGVEQQLGLLMALVVLGLVSGLAAATYAKAYGITFLGAPRSRCVEEAHRPRPRDLWPLAIPAFLCVAGGLASGHCFRWLISTVNAPLPDPVAGQQVMLRVADMLGTVSLVGMVLLALVAALWLLRKVCIAGRLRREETWGCGYQYGTPRVQYTDASFSEPLGRIFGGAMGLKVHQELDAHYFPGKASVAISAPDRLRTGLFTPLFEGVEKLCNMCKILQHGKIHLYILYILATLVALLAWGLHA from the coding sequence ATGTTTCTGATTTTACTGGCTCTGTGTGTACTGGCGGTCAGCGCCGCCGGTCTGGGGCTGCTGGCCTTTGCCCGCCCCACGCCCGCCACGACCCGGCTGGCCGATCTGTTCGGCCCTCTGGGGGCCGCCTGCGGCTGTGCCCTGGGCATGGCGGGCCTGTTCACGGACAGCTGGACAGGCAGCCTGCTGTGGACCCAGGCCTGGGGCCTGCCCGTGGGCGGTCTGAGTCTGGGGCTGGACGCCCTTTCCCGCGTCTTCCTGCTGCCGGTCTTCGGCCTGGGCTTCGTCTGTGCCTGTGCCGGGGGCATCTCGCTGCGCCATACCCGCGCCAGCGAACATAACCTGGCCGCCCACTGGCTCTTCTATCTGCTGCTGGTGCTGGGCATGGCCGTGGTCATGATGGCCCGTGACGCCGTGCTCTTCCTGCTGGCCTGGGAAGTCATGTCCCTGTCGCCCTTCTTCCTCATCGACTTCAACGACAGCGACCGCAACGTGCGCGACGCCTCGTGGGTCTATCTGGTGGCCGCCCACCTGGGTGCCGTGCTGCTGCTGGCCTTCTTCGGCCTGCTCTGGCAGAACGCGGGCGATACGGCCTTTGCTACCCTGGCCCTCAAGGAAGGCCCCGTGGTGCCGCTGGCCTCGGTCCTGTTCGTGCTGTCCCTGCTGGGCTTCGGCGCCAAGGCCGGCATCGCGCCCATGCACGTCTGGCTGCCCGAGGCCCACCCGGCCGCGCCCAGCCACATCTCGGCCCTGCTCTCCGGCGCCATGATCAACGCCGGTCTGTACGGCATCATCCGCAGCTGCGAATTCGTGGCCCCCCTGAGCGCCGCCCCGGCCTGGTGGGGCTGGCTGACCCTGTTCCTGGGTCTGGGCACGGCGTTGATGGGCATCCTCAAGGCTCTGGCCCAGAGCAACCTCAAGCGCCTGCTGGCCTACTCCAGCGTGGAGAACATGGGCCTCATGCTCATGGGCGTGGGCGCCTGGCTCATCGGCAGCCACAGCGGCAACAGCTGGATCGGGACCCTGGGTCTGGCCGGTGCCATGTTCCACATGCTCAACCACTCGGCTTTCAAGGGCCTGCTCTTCCTCACCGCCGGTGAAGTGCTGCACGCCACCGGCACCGTGCGCATGGAACTGCTGGGCGGCCTGCAGCAGCGCATGCCCCTGGTGGGCGCGGCCTTCGGCATCGGCGCGGTCTCCATCGCCTGCTTCCCGCCCTTCAACGGCTTTGCCGGTGAGTTCGTGCTGGCCCTTTCCCTGCTGGACGGCTCCAGCCTGCCCGGCGTGGAACAGCAGCTGGGCCTGCTCATGGCGCTGGTGGTGCTGGGCCTGGTCTCCGGTTTGGCCGCCGCCACCTATGCCAAGGCTTACGGCATCACCTTCCTGGGCGCGCCGCGCAGCCGCTGTGTGGAAGAAGCCCACCGCCCCCGTCCCCGCGATCTCTGGCCCCTGGCCATCCCGGCCTTCCTCTGCGTGGCCGGCGGTCTGGCCTCCGGCCACTGCTTCCGCTGGCTCATCAGCACGGTCAACGCGCCCCTGCCCGATCCGGTAGCCGGGCAGCAGGTCATGCTGCGCGTGGCCGACATGCTGGGCACGGTCTCGCTGGTGGGCATGGTGCTGCTGGCCCTGGTGGCCGCCCTGTGGCTGCTGCGCAAGGTCTGCATCGCCGGCCGCCTGCGCCGTGAGGAGACCTGGGGCTGCGGCTACCAGTACGGGACCCCGCGCGTGCAGTACACGGACGCTTCCTTCTCCGAGCCGCTGGGCCGCATCTTCGGCGGCGCCATGGGCCTGAAAGTGCATCAGGAGCTGGATGCCCATTACTTCCCCGGCAAGGCGTCCGTGGCCATCTCCGCCCCTGACCGTCTGCGTACGGGCCTGTTCACGCCGCTGTTCGAAGGCGTGGAAAAGCTCTGCAACATGTGCAAGATCCTGCAACACGGCAAGATCCATCTCTATATCCTTTACATCCTCGCCACGCTGGTGGCGTTGCTGGCCTGGGGGCTGCACGCATGA
- a CDS encoding TatD family hydrolase, with amino-acid sequence MSHKKVERIDPLTQALPCVGCDSHAHLDGEEFDADREEVLARARAAGVATIGNIFLDPDRWRRRRGYFDAHPEVFFVLGIHPCDGQQCTPEVLADIREAFAVDDRLRAVGEIGLDFYWDDCPKEIQYQVLHDQLQLARELEKPVVIHCRNAEAETLMTLEARGFVGYPLLWHCFGGDADMARRIIRNGWHISIPGPVSYPANKAVREALAVIPDDRLLLETDSPYLSPVPWRGKRNEPAFTVFTVRHMAAARGMEPEELWQLCGDNARRFFGL; translated from the coding sequence ATGAGCCACAAGAAAGTTGAACGTATCGATCCCCTGACCCAGGCCCTGCCCTGCGTGGGCTGCGACAGCCACGCCCATCTGGACGGCGAGGAATTCGACGCCGACCGCGAAGAGGTGCTGGCCCGCGCCCGTGCCGCCGGTGTGGCCACCATCGGCAACATCTTCCTCGATCCTGACCGCTGGCGCCGTCGCCGCGGCTATTTCGATGCACATCCCGAGGTCTTTTTCGTGCTGGGCATCCATCCCTGTGACGGACAGCAGTGCACGCCCGAAGTCCTTGCGGACATCCGTGAAGCCTTTGCCGTGGATGACCGCCTGCGCGCCGTGGGCGAGATCGGGCTCGATTTCTACTGGGACGACTGCCCCAAGGAGATCCAGTACCAGGTCCTGCACGATCAGCTGCAACTGGCCCGCGAGCTGGAAAAGCCTGTGGTCATCCATTGCCGCAACGCCGAGGCCGAGACCCTCATGACTCTCGAAGCCCGCGGTTTTGTCGGCTATCCGCTGCTCTGGCACTGCTTTGGCGGCGATGCCGACATGGCCCGGCGCATCATCCGCAACGGCTGGCACATCTCCATCCCCGGACCGGTCAGCTACCCGGCCAACAAGGCCGTGCGCGAGGCCCTGGCCGTCATCCCTGACGACCGCCTGCTGCTGGAGACCGACAGCCCCTACCTTTCGCCCGTGCCCTGGCGCGGCAAGCGCAACGAGCCTGCCTTCACGGTCTTCACCGTACGCCATATGGCGGCCGCCCGCGGCATGGAGCCCGAAGAGCTCTGGCAGCTCTGCGGCGACAACGCCCGAAGGTTCTTCGGGCTATAG
- a CDS encoding YbjN domain-containing protein has translation MTTEELQKILQTEGYIARVDDDGDLTFKAQGRTLYMTLSEDDPTYLRIFTDLTVPADKADELAVLREGNRLECKLKCVKCMLLDQDEERFFIRVAIECFSDTEILEEEITRYIDIVCAAHFELGQTLLM, from the coding sequence ATGACGACAGAAGAACTGCAAAAGATACTTCAGACCGAAGGTTACATCGCCCGTGTGGATGATGACGGCGACCTGACCTTCAAAGCCCAGGGCCGCACCCTTTATATGACCCTTTCGGAAGACGATCCCACTTATCTCCGTATCTTCACGGACCTGACCGTCCCGGCCGACAAGGCTGACGAGCTCGCTGTACTCAGGGAGGGGAACCGCCTTGAATGCAAGCTGAAATGCGTGAAGTGCATGCTCCTCGACCAGGATGAGGAAAGATTCTTCATCCGTGTCGCTATCGAGTGCTTCAGCGATACCGAGATCCTCGAGGAGGAGATCACGCGCTATATCGACATCGTATGTGCCGCCCATTTCGAGCTTGGGCAGACCCTGCTGATGTGA
- a CDS encoding proton-conducting transporter transmembrane domain-containing protein, with protein MLECLLFAPLCAGLLMLLLGNTTVCRGLLLLTAVLHTALSVKLAADVSGGLHPQALAGLLAPDALGTLFLVLASVLFLVASVYGVGYLRDEALITERTSILDGRAFTNAPERRFTACLCFFLSAMTLVTTTRHLGALWVGIEITTLSSAPLIYFHRHKQSLEATWKYLIICSVGIALALLGNILLSVAFYEPGVPPVESMDQVEAFRHLARQRAEALAVLDAPQSAATYLPWLKAAFIFLLVGYGTKMGLAPLHNWLPDAHSQAPSLVSALLSGALLNCAFLGILRGHQIMLGAGLGGFSGTLLVFFGLVSMFVAAIFIVGQGHYKRMLAYSSVEHMGILALAVGLGGAAAFGGMLHAMCHSLTKCMLFLLAGNILARYHTYSSYDVHGLRWTMPVTGALWMGGFLAIVGSPPFGLFVSEFLILKGILQQGQWLVAALYMLALAIIFVGMSVAVLRMFQGTRPTDMPECPRESALSVLPPMALGLCVLLLGFWMPDGVEKLLRASAALIGG; from the coding sequence ATGCTGGAATGTCTGCTGTTTGCGCCCCTGTGCGCCGGACTGCTCATGCTGCTGCTGGGCAATACCACCGTCTGCCGCGGCCTGCTCTTGCTCACGGCCGTGCTGCACACGGCTCTTTCCGTCAAACTGGCTGCCGACGTGAGCGGCGGCCTGCATCCGCAGGCCCTGGCCGGTCTGCTGGCGCCTGACGCGCTGGGCACGCTCTTCCTCGTGCTGGCCAGCGTGCTCTTCCTGGTGGCCTCGGTCTACGGCGTGGGCTACCTGCGCGACGAGGCCCTGATCACCGAACGCACCAGCATCCTGGACGGCCGTGCCTTCACCAATGCCCCGGAACGCCGCTTCACGGCCTGCCTGTGCTTCTTCCTCTCGGCCATGACGCTGGTCACCACCACGCGCCATCTGGGCGCCCTGTGGGTGGGCATCGAGATCACCACCCTGTCCAGCGCGCCCCTGATCTACTTCCACCGCCACAAGCAGTCGCTGGAAGCCACCTGGAAATACCTCATCATCTGTTCCGTGGGCATCGCCCTGGCCCTGCTGGGCAACATCCTGCTTTCCGTGGCCTTCTACGAGCCCGGCGTGCCGCCGGTGGAGAGCATGGACCAGGTGGAGGCCTTCCGCCATCTGGCCCGGCAGCGCGCCGAAGCCCTGGCCGTGCTGGATGCGCCCCAGAGCGCGGCGACCTATCTGCCCTGGCTCAAGGCGGCCTTCATCTTCCTGCTGGTGGGCTACGGCACCAAGATGGGCCTGGCGCCCCTGCACAACTGGCTGCCCGACGCCCACAGCCAGGCCCCCTCGCTGGTCTCGGCCCTGCTGTCCGGCGCCCTGCTCAACTGTGCCTTCCTGGGCATCCTCCGCGGACATCAGATCATGCTGGGCGCGGGCCTGGGCGGGTTCAGCGGCACGCTGCTGGTCTTCTTCGGCCTGGTCTCCATGTTCGTGGCCGCCATCTTCATCGTGGGACAGGGCCACTACAAGCGCATGCTGGCCTACTCCAGCGTGGAGCACATGGGCATCCTGGCCCTGGCCGTGGGCCTGGGCGGCGCCGCGGCCTTCGGCGGCATGCTGCACGCCATGTGCCATTCGCTGACCAAGTGCATGCTCTTCCTGCTGGCCGGCAACATCCTGGCCCGCTACCACACCTATTCCAGCTACGACGTGCACGGCCTGCGCTGGACCATGCCCGTCACCGGCGCCCTGTGGATGGGCGGCTTCCTGGCCATCGTGGGCTCGCCGCCGTTCGGCCTGTTCGTCAGCGAGTTCCTGATCCTCAAGGGCATCCTGCAGCAGGGCCAGTGGCTGGTGGCCGCCCTGTACATGCTGGCCCTGGCCATCATCTTCGTGGGCATGTCCGTGGCCGTGCTGCGCATGTTCCAGGGCACCCGCCCCACCGACATGCCCGAGTGCCCGCGTGAGTCCGCCCTGAGCGTGCTGCCGCCCATGGCCCTGGGCCTGTGCGTGCTGCTGCTGGGTTTCTGGATGCCCGACGGCGTCGAAAAGCTGCTGCGCGCCAGCGCGGCCCTCATTGGAGGCTAG
- a CDS encoding hydrogenase-4 component E, translating into MSALFQFFLFLLTLNNLALLGMGRLRTLINLVTAQGILLGGLLLIHDHALLAVAVLLIKGGLLPWLLHRTRRQIGADPHIKPRLGFGLAVLTGLACLVFSLWLEGRLPMTPGLFPPLLLPAGLTTLFCGLLLVVGRATALSQVMGYLVAENGIFLLGIPLMTAGAVWFELTLLLDIFVAVFVMGIAINHISHTFESIDVGFHDLRD; encoded by the coding sequence ATGAGCGCTCTTTTCCAGTTCTTCCTCTTCCTGCTGACGCTCAACAACCTGGCCCTGCTGGGCATGGGCCGCCTGCGCACGCTCATCAATTTGGTGACCGCGCAGGGCATCCTGCTGGGCGGCCTGCTGCTCATCCATGACCATGCCCTGCTGGCCGTGGCCGTGCTGCTCATCAAGGGCGGCCTGCTGCCCTGGCTGCTGCACCGCACCCGGCGCCAGATCGGTGCCGATCCGCACATCAAGCCCCGTCTGGGCTTTGGCCTGGCCGTGCTCACCGGCCTGGCCTGCCTGGTCTTCTCGCTCTGGCTGGAAGGCCGCCTGCCCATGACGCCCGGCCTTTTCCCGCCTCTGCTCCTGCCCGCCGGCCTGACCACGCTGTTCTGCGGCCTTCTGCTGGTGGTGGGCCGTGCCACGGCGCTCTCGCAGGTCATGGGCTATCTGGTGGCCGAAAACGGCATCTTCCTGCTGGGCATCCCGCTCATGACGGCCGGTGCCGTCTGGTTCGAGCTGACCCTGCTGCTGGATATCTTCGTGGCGGTCTTCGTCATGGGCATCGCCATCAACCACATCAGCCACACGTTCGAATCCATCGACGTGGGCTTCCACGACCTGCGCGACTAG
- the rfbG gene encoding CDP-glucose 4,6-dehydratase has translation MFANCYKGRRVFITGHTGFKGSWLAAWLSQMSATVCGFADCVPTSPSHFEAMHLEQHVQDMRGDIRDRDAVVRAMKEFRPDVVFHLAAQALVRKSYEDAPLTFEANMLGTLNMLEAVRQCPSVEAAVFITSDKCYRNDEWVWGYRETDHLGGDDPYSASKGCAEIIAHSYFKSFFKDGPACATVRAGNVIGGGDWAADRIVPDCARAWAAGQAVQIRSPWATRPWQLVLEPLSGYLWLGAHLLGARKGPFETRGEAYNFGPAANVNNTVAEVVEALALHWPGFRSEMDKAGQAGMKECTLLKLCCDKALAHLGWKATLTFEETIRFTAEWYHRFYRGDGAKQGSMLDFSLGQIAAYVNAAEQREQLWTK, from the coding sequence ATGTTTGCCAACTGCTATAAAGGCCGCCGTGTGTTCATCACCGGCCATACCGGTTTCAAGGGCTCCTGGCTGGCCGCGTGGCTGAGCCAGATGAGCGCCACCGTCTGCGGCTTTGCCGACTGCGTGCCCACCAGCCCGTCCCATTTCGAGGCCATGCATCTGGAACAGCACGTGCAGGACATGCGCGGCGACATCCGCGACCGTGATGCCGTGGTCCGCGCCATGAAGGAATTCCGCCCCGATGTGGTCTTCCATCTGGCCGCCCAGGCCCTGGTGCGCAAATCGTACGAAGACGCGCCCCTGACCTTCGAAGCCAACATGCTGGGCACCCTCAACATGCTGGAGGCCGTGCGCCAGTGCCCCAGCGTGGAAGCCGCGGTCTTCATCACCTCGGACAAGTGCTACCGCAACGACGAGTGGGTCTGGGGCTACCGCGAGACCGACCATCTGGGCGGCGACGACCCCTACTCCGCTTCCAAGGGCTGCGCCGAGATCATCGCCCATTCCTATTTCAAGAGCTTTTTCAAGGACGGCCCGGCCTGCGCCACCGTGCGTGCCGGCAACGTCATCGGCGGCGGTGACTGGGCCGCCGACCGCATCGTGCCCGACTGCGCCCGCGCCTGGGCCGCCGGTCAGGCCGTGCAGATCCGCAGCCCCTGGGCCACCCGCCCCTGGCAGCTGGTGCTGGAGCCCCTGTCCGGCTATCTGTGGCTGGGCGCCCATCTGCTGGGTGCGCGCAAGGGGCCCTTCGAGACCCGCGGCGAGGCCTACAACTTCGGCCCTGCCGCCAACGTCAACAATACCGTGGCGGAAGTGGTGGAGGCCCTGGCCCTGCACTGGCCCGGCTTCCGCAGCGAGATGGACAAGGCCGGACAGGCGGGCATGAAGGAATGCACCCTGCTCAAGCTCTGCTGCGACAAGGCCCTGGCCCATCTGGGCTGGAAAGCCACCCTGACCTTTGAGGAGACCATCCGCTTCACCGCCGAATGGTACCATCGTTTCTATCGCGGCGACGGCGCCAAGCAGGGCTCCATGCTGGACTTCAGCCTGGGCCAGATCGCGGCCTATGTGAACGCCGCCGAACAGCGCGAGCAGCTCTGGACGAAATAA
- a CDS encoding dTDP-4-dehydrorhamnose 3,5-epimerase family protein, whose amino-acid sequence MGIDGVSFQPLKVITTPGGPVMHMLRPDSPLRPHAETADGELHLGEVYFSEVLPGAIKAWKRHRRQTQYYTVPHGLLKLVLYDARPDSPTCGVLRELYLGRPDHYGLLRIPTGVWYGFTAATDEPALICNCADLPHDPEEGERLPADTKDIPYSWD is encoded by the coding sequence ATGGGCATCGACGGTGTCAGCTTCCAGCCCCTGAAGGTCATCACTACCCCCGGCGGCCCGGTGATGCACATGCTGCGCCCCGACTCTCCCCTGCGCCCCCACGCCGAGACGGCGGACGGGGAACTGCATCTGGGCGAGGTCTATTTCTCCGAGGTCCTGCCCGGGGCCATCAAGGCCTGGAAACGCCACCGCCGCCAGACCCAGTACTACACCGTGCCCCACGGCCTGCTGAAACTCGTGCTCTATGACGCCCGCCCCGATTCGCCCACCTGCGGCGTGCTGCGGGAACTGTATCTGGGCCGCCCCGACCATTACGGCCTTTTGCGCATCCCCACGGGGGTCTGGTACGGCTTCACCGCCGCCACGGACGAACCGGCCCTGATCTGCAACTGCGCCGACCTGCCCCACGATCCCGAAGAAGGCGAACGCCTGCCCGCCGATACGAAAGACATCCCCTACAGCTGGGACTAG
- a CDS encoding UDP-glucuronic acid decarboxylase family protein produces MHLRKRVLVTGGSGFLGSHLCARLLDEGHEVLCVDNFFSSARSNVEELMDNKRFELLRHDVTFPLFVEVDEIYNLACPASPVHYQHDPVQTIKTCVHGAINMLGLAKRLKARIFQASTSEVYGDPDVHPQPESYWGHVNPNGIRSCYDEGKRCAEALFFSYRRQNNVNIKVGRIFNTYGPKMHPNDGRVVSNFIVQALKGEPITIYGDGSQTRSFCYVDDLVECMCRLMATPDDFTGPVNMGNPGEFTIRELAEKVIELTNSSSRLICEPLPGDDPKQRRPDISLAREVLGWEPKVQLEEGLKKTIAYFDEQIRKGLA; encoded by the coding sequence ATGCATTTGCGAAAACGGGTTCTTGTCACTGGTGGTTCGGGTTTTCTGGGCTCGCATCTGTGCGCGCGTCTGCTGGACGAGGGGCACGAAGTCCTGTGCGTGGACAATTTCTTTTCCAGCGCCCGCTCCAATGTGGAAGAGCTCATGGACAACAAGCGCTTCGAACTGCTGCGCCATGACGTGACCTTCCCCCTGTTCGTGGAAGTGGACGAGATCTACAACCTGGCCTGCCCGGCCTCGCCCGTCCACTACCAGCACGACCCCGTGCAGACCATCAAGACCTGCGTCCACGGTGCCATCAACATGCTGGGTCTGGCCAAGCGCCTGAAAGCACGCATCTTCCAGGCCTCCACCAGCGAGGTCTACGGCGACCCCGACGTGCATCCGCAGCCCGAGAGCTACTGGGGCCATGTGAATCCCAACGGCATCCGCTCCTGCTATGACGAAGGCAAGCGCTGCGCCGAGGCCCTGTTCTTCTCCTACCGCCGCCAGAACAATGTGAACATCAAGGTGGGCCGCATCTTCAACACCTACGGCCCCAAGATGCATCCCAACGACGGCCGCGTGGTCTCCAACTTCATCGTGCAGGCCCTGAAGGGCGAACCCATCACCATCTACGGCGACGGCAGCCAGACCCGCTCCTTCTGCTATGTGGATGACCTGGTGGAATGCATGTGCCGCCTCATGGCCACGCCCGACGACTTCACCGGCCCCGTGAACATGGGCAATCCCGGCGAGTTCACCATCCGCGAGCTGGCCGAAAAGGTCATCGAGCTCACCAACAGCAGCTCCAGGCTGATCTGCGAGCCCCTGCCCGGCGACGACCCCAAACAGCGCCGTCCCGACATCAGCCTGGCCCGCGAGGTCCTGGGCTGGGAGCCCAAGGTCCAGCTGGAAGAAGGCCTGAAAAAGACCATCGCCTATTTCGACGAGCAGATCCGCAAGGGTCTGGCCTAG
- a CDS encoding respiratory chain complex I subunit 1 family protein, which translates to MSDLAFYCFQYALALLLAPLLPGIIARIKAKVAGRHGKPVLQLYFDIFKGLRKGEVISQVTTPVFTLGPVVGLATVLCALALLPLGGMASPLRFSGDFLLAAYLLGLGRFLTMLAALDTGSSFEGMGASREAAFSALSEPVLFLCLLTLVGVGSTLGMHDALSLSGMLGGRPAHEWLLGRAELLLVPVVFFVLLLVENSRIPVDDPTTHLELTMIHEVMILDHSGPSLSFIEYGAALKLWFFAALPAGILVPDLPLWQQSLCWLACIFAVAVLVGIVESVMARLRMQKVPVLLGGAAVLSALALILTQVR; encoded by the coding sequence ATGAGCGATCTCGCCTTCTACTGTTTCCAGTATGCGCTGGCCCTGCTGCTGGCGCCGCTGCTGCCGGGCATCATAGCCCGTATCAAGGCCAAGGTGGCAGGCAGGCACGGCAAGCCTGTGCTGCAATTGTACTTCGACATCTTCAAGGGCCTGCGCAAGGGCGAGGTCATCAGCCAGGTGACCACGCCTGTCTTCACCCTGGGCCCGGTGGTGGGCCTGGCCACGGTGCTCTGCGCCCTTGCCCTGCTGCCCCTGGGCGGCATGGCCTCGCCGCTGCGTTTTTCCGGCGACTTTTTGCTGGCCGCCTACCTGCTGGGCCTGGGCCGCTTTTTGACCATGCTGGCCGCCCTGGATACCGGTTCGTCCTTTGAAGGCATGGGCGCCAGCCGCGAGGCCGCCTTCTCGGCCCTGTCCGAGCCGGTGCTCTTCCTCTGCCTGCTGACCCTGGTGGGCGTGGGTTCCACCCTGGGCATGCACGATGCGCTTTCCCTGTCCGGCATGCTGGGTGGCCGTCCGGCCCACGAATGGCTGCTGGGACGTGCCGAGCTGCTGCTGGTGCCGGTGGTCTTCTTCGTGCTGCTGCTGGTGGAGAACAGCCGCATCCCCGTGGATGACCCCACCACCCATCTGGAACTGACCATGATCCACGAGGTCATGATCCTGGACCACTCCGGCCCCAGCCTCTCCTTCATCGAGTACGGCGCGGCCCTCAAGCTGTGGTTCTTCGCGGCCCTGCCCGCGGGCATCCTGGTGCCCGACCTGCCCCTGTGGCAGCAGAGCCTGTGCTGGCTGGCCTGCATCTTTGCCGTGGCCGTGCTGGTGGGCATCGTGGAATCCGTCATGGCCCGTCTGCGCATGCAGAAGGTGCCCGTGCTGCTGGGCGGCGCGGCCGTGCTTTCGGCCCTGGCCCTGATCCTGACCCAGGTGAGGTAA
- a CDS encoding hydrogenase large subunit, translated as MRFSYASPARLADIPCLDAASLRAAILTQVAHGWRVLAFFGLPRALYAQGELALVAGNTAAAGLCCVMAHDQRQELWASRCLPLERYASMSQECPQLQRFEREVCEAWGIVPEGHPWLKPVRYTTPASGAERPGPAQCDHYRVEGGQVHEVAVGPVHAGIIEPGHFRFQCYGENVLNLEISLGFQHRGVEKMLAGGPHLRDAALMECVAGDTSVGHCTAYSVVLERLAGVSVPLRAQLLRRMGLEFERLANHTGDLGAIAGDTGFLPTSSWNGRIRGDFLNMTAEICGNRFGRGLVCPGGVNWDLDPAACRGLLDRLRAGWRDVKGAVDVMFASPSVLDRLTGTGCVSLRTAEDFGMVGVAARACGLPRDARRHAPLSRLPLEDTDIRTAQGGDVLGRATVRRLEVADSVRLVEADLQHLARLGEEEKLREGESDTALWRAPMPDTLPGGMLAVAQVEGWRGELCHVAVTDAEGRFGVYKIYDPSWHNWSGLEMALRGEQISDFPLCNKSFNLSYCGHDL; from the coding sequence ATGCGTTTTTCCTATGCTTCCCCGGCCAGACTGGCCGACATCCCCTGTCTTGACGCGGCCTCCCTGCGGGCCGCCATCCTGACGCAGGTGGCGCACGGCTGGCGCGTGCTGGCCTTCTTTGGCCTGCCCCGGGCCCTGTACGCCCAGGGCGAACTGGCGCTGGTGGCGGGCAATACGGCCGCCGCCGGCCTGTGCTGCGTCATGGCCCATGACCAGCGGCAGGAGCTGTGGGCCTCCCGCTGCCTGCCGCTGGAACGCTATGCGTCCATGAGCCAGGAATGCCCGCAGCTCCAGCGCTTCGAGCGTGAAGTCTGCGAGGCCTGGGGCATCGTGCCCGAGGGCCACCCCTGGCTCAAGCCCGTGCGCTACACCACGCCCGCCTCGGGCGCGGAACGTCCCGGCCCGGCCCAGTGCGACCACTACCGCGTGGAAGGCGGCCAGGTCCACGAAGTGGCCGTGGGCCCCGTGCATGCGGGCATCATCGAACCCGGTCACTTCCGCTTCCAGTGCTACGGCGAGAACGTGCTCAATCTGGAGATCAGCCTGGGCTTCCAGCACCGCGGCGTGGAAAAGATGCTGGCCGGCGGCCCGCACCTGCGTGATGCCGCGCTCATGGAATGCGTGGCCGGGGACACCAGCGTGGGCCACTGCACGGCCTACAGCGTGGTGCTGGAGCGTCTGGCGGGCGTCAGCGTGCCGCTGCGCGCCCAGCTGCTGCGGCGCATGGGCCTGGAGTTCGAACGCCTGGCCAACCACACCGGCGACCTGGGCGCCATCGCGGGCGATACGGGCTTTTTGCCCACCTCGTCCTGGAACGGCCGCATCCGCGGCGACTTCCTCAACATGACCGCCGAGATCTGCGGCAACCGCTTCGGGCGCGGCCTGGTCTGCCCCGGCGGCGTCAACTGGGATCTGGACCCCGCTGCCTGCCGCGGCCTGCTGGATCGCCTGCGTGCGGGCTGGCGTGACGTCAAGGGCGCCGTGGACGTGATGTTCGCCTCGCCCAGCGTGCTGGACCGTCTGACCGGCACGGGCTGTGTCAGCCTGCGCACCGCCGAGGACTTCGGCATGGTGGGCGTGGCCGCGCGTGCCTGCGGCCTGCCGCGCGATGCCCGGCGCCATGCGCCCCTTTCCCGCCTGCCGCTGGAAGATACCGACATCCGTACCGCCCAGGGCGGCGACGTGCTGGGCCGCGCCACGGTGCGCCGTCTGGAAGTGGCCGATTCCGTGCGTCTGGTGGAAGCCGATCTCCAGCATCTGGCCCGTCTGGGCGAGGAGGAGAAGCTCCGCGAGGGCGAAAGCGATACCGCCCTCTGGCGTGCACCCATGCCCGATACCCTGCCCGGCGGCATGCTGGCCGTGGCCCAGGTGGAAGGCTGGCGCGGCGAGCTGTGCCATGTGGCCGTCACGGATGCGGAAGGCCGCTTCGGCGTCTACAAGATCTATGATCCTTCGTGGCACAACTGGAGCGGTCTGGAGATGGCCCTGCGCGGCGAACAGATCTCCGACTTCCCGCTCTGCAACAAGAGCTTCAACCTTTCCTATTGCGGCCACGACCTGTAG